The following are encoded in a window of Rubellicoccus peritrichatus genomic DNA:
- the rsmH gene encoding 16S rRNA (cytosine(1402)-N(4))-methyltransferase RsmH produces MLNHLPVLLKESVELLAPERGGRFLDATFGGGGHTRAILEAGPEAKILALDCDPEAKIRAESFQKSFPDRFDFKQTNFDALKSLPDGDFNGALFDFGVSSFQLDDAARGFSFRKEAPLDLRLNPDKGEPASSFLENASSAELIQAVRDYGEESRWRKVVDAIIDARGTDSLKTTTNFAALIEANVGSFSYRSKIHPATRTFQGIRIAVNDELGVIERGLPAAFEKLIPGGVLVAISFHSLEDRIVKRLFKRLAGRPEHGRDSRPQDERVRLAELLTRKPVTASDEEVASNPRSRSAKLRAIRKLAVVN; encoded by the coding sequence ATGCTCAACCATCTCCCAGTTTTACTCAAGGAGTCGGTAGAGTTGCTTGCGCCCGAGCGCGGAGGACGATTCCTCGACGCGACTTTTGGCGGCGGTGGGCATACGCGTGCGATTCTAGAGGCAGGCCCAGAAGCAAAGATTCTTGCACTGGACTGTGACCCGGAAGCGAAGATTCGAGCGGAATCATTTCAGAAAAGCTTTCCGGATCGTTTTGATTTTAAACAGACAAATTTCGATGCACTGAAATCGTTACCTGACGGAGACTTTAACGGTGCACTTTTTGATTTCGGTGTTTCATCCTTCCAGCTGGATGATGCGGCACGTGGTTTTTCATTTCGTAAGGAAGCTCCACTGGATCTCCGCCTGAATCCTGATAAGGGTGAACCTGCCAGTTCCTTTCTGGAAAACGCATCAAGCGCTGAGCTCATACAAGCTGTTCGCGACTATGGAGAGGAATCTCGTTGGCGCAAAGTTGTCGATGCGATCATTGATGCGCGCGGGACAGATTCCCTTAAAACTACAACCAACTTTGCTGCATTGATCGAAGCCAATGTTGGCAGCTTTTCATATCGTTCAAAAATTCACCCTGCCACACGTACGTTCCAAGGAATTCGTATTGCTGTCAATGATGAGCTGGGAGTGATTGAGCGTGGTCTTCCAGCAGCATTCGAAAAACTCATCCCTGGAGGCGTGCTTGTCGCGATTAGTTTTCATTCTCTTGAAGACCGCATTGTTAAACGTCTTTTCAAGCGCCTGGCAGGACGCCCGGAGCATGGGCGCGACAGTCGCCCACAAGATGAGCGTGTTCGTCTTGCTGAATTACTGACTCGTAAACCGGTAACTGCTTCGGATGAAGAAGTCGCCAGCAACCCACGCAGCCGTTCGGCCAAGCTGCGTGCGATCCGCAAACTAGCCGTTGTTAACTGA
- a CDS encoding penicillin-binding protein 2 codes for MNRPFVSGFRFSLLAFAVTLCFAALLSRLYYLHIVAHDRLAGVAEQERKRVEVVNARRGDIVDRRGNLLATTSAVVTVGVDPQALEPEDFTKIDELADILNISPAFIREKFSKLHREVKTSNGLEQRSIRWHKLAEEIEEPVYEEVRALGIRAVYGNAKYDRQYPSQELAAHLLGFVNNEGQPSFGVEQHLNFYLAGHEGWRELERDGRKRELAHFRRREVESTAGLNVEMSIDSAIQHAVEVELERIAEEYQPKSATVIVGEPSTGYILALANYPTFDPNKFSEYGFENQRNRAVVDRFEPGSTFKIVPAAAALNEGLVKPFDEFDCSLASVEHRGRNVRLPSDHHPLGVLSVEQIVVKSSNRGAALLGIALGEKKLHQYAYDFGFGEITGFDLGLEATGTLHPVEKWDGLTISRMPMGHSVSATPLQVHAAMGSIANGGVLMEPKTVRRVFDENGETVVNFSPRAKRRVVSQETAFEVSRMLEKVVEPGGTALKAYIPDYGVAGKTGTTQKIINGRYSRRHHVASFSGFFPVNDPRIVITVVIDDPQIDGVGYGGRIAGPIFKNIAKDCIRHLGIPPMEEEAPLVALGPTEPQTSVDNNPSARISTVLQ; via the coding sequence ATGAACCGCCCTTTTGTATCCGGATTTAGATTTTCATTACTTGCATTTGCCGTTACTCTTTGTTTCGCCGCATTGCTGAGTCGGTTATACTATCTCCATATCGTAGCACATGATCGCCTGGCCGGCGTTGCTGAACAGGAACGTAAGCGGGTTGAAGTAGTCAATGCTCGCCGTGGAGACATTGTTGATCGCCGTGGTAACTTGCTGGCAACCACAAGTGCAGTGGTCACTGTTGGAGTCGATCCGCAGGCACTTGAGCCTGAAGATTTCACAAAGATTGATGAGCTCGCGGATATCCTCAATATCAGCCCTGCTTTCATAAGAGAAAAGTTCTCAAAGCTCCATCGTGAGGTTAAAACTTCCAACGGACTTGAGCAGCGCAGCATTCGCTGGCACAAGTTGGCTGAGGAAATCGAGGAGCCTGTTTATGAAGAAGTCCGGGCTCTGGGAATTCGCGCAGTCTATGGAAATGCGAAGTATGACCGACAGTATCCATCTCAGGAACTTGCAGCTCATCTACTTGGCTTTGTAAACAACGAAGGGCAACCTTCATTCGGGGTTGAACAGCATTTGAATTTTTATCTGGCTGGTCATGAAGGTTGGCGTGAGCTTGAGCGTGATGGTCGCAAGCGCGAGTTGGCTCACTTTCGACGCCGCGAAGTGGAGTCCACTGCAGGTCTCAATGTTGAAATGAGTATCGACAGTGCGATTCAGCATGCAGTGGAAGTCGAGCTTGAACGAATCGCGGAGGAATACCAACCAAAGTCTGCTACGGTTATTGTGGGGGAGCCATCCACGGGCTACATTCTGGCTCTGGCAAATTATCCTACATTTGATCCAAATAAGTTCAGTGAATATGGTTTTGAAAACCAGCGTAATCGAGCAGTCGTTGATCGCTTTGAACCGGGATCGACCTTTAAAATTGTTCCTGCCGCCGCCGCCTTGAACGAAGGTTTGGTTAAGCCCTTTGACGAGTTTGACTGTTCTCTTGCCAGTGTGGAGCATCGCGGGCGTAATGTTCGACTTCCATCCGATCATCATCCTCTGGGAGTCCTTTCGGTCGAGCAGATCGTGGTAAAATCCAGCAATCGTGGTGCGGCCTTACTTGGTATAGCTCTCGGTGAAAAGAAGCTCCATCAATATGCTTACGATTTTGGATTTGGTGAAATCACCGGATTTGATCTAGGACTTGAAGCCACTGGGACATTGCACCCAGTCGAGAAATGGGATGGTCTTACTATTAGTCGTATGCCGATGGGACATTCCGTTAGTGCAACGCCATTGCAGGTTCATGCTGCTATGGGATCCATTGCTAACGGCGGTGTGTTGATGGAGCCTAAAACCGTGCGTCGCGTTTTTGATGAAAATGGCGAGACCGTGGTTAATTTTTCGCCACGAGCCAAACGCCGTGTTGTGTCTCAGGAAACTGCCTTTGAGGTTTCCCGTATGCTTGAAAAAGTTGTCGAACCGGGAGGTACCGCACTGAAGGCTTACATTCCGGATTATGGTGTAGCTGGCAAAACCGGAACAACCCAGAAGATCATCAACGGACGCTATTCGAGACGCCATCATGTTGCTTCATTCAGTGGTTTTTTTCCTGTTAACGACCCCCGTATCGTGATCACCGTTGTAATCGATGATCCACAGATTGATGGCGTTGGTTATGGTGGACGCATTGCTGGGCCGATTTTCAAGAACATCGCCAAAGACTGTATCCGCCACCTCGGCATTCCACCAATGGAAGAAGAGGCTCCCTTAGTGGCC